A stretch of the Microbacterium sp. NC79 genome encodes the following:
- a CDS encoding sugar kinase, giving the protein MCLFLAEDELPLRSTRGLDIEIAGSEINVAVGVARQGHDVCFIGRVGNDALGDRVLQTIRAEGVQALVTIDEKQPTGIIVRDRARDGRTTSVAYYRNGSAGSRLSPSDLGIDALNDARIVFISGITAMISATAREFCEKFMSEARAAGAVIVFDPNIRVRLGAVEEWRRTTVPLLRSADVVLAGDDELDNLGVSVEDLLLAGVRTIVVKHGSKGATLVEAHRQVELPAFPTQVIDTVGAGDALASGMISGMLAGLGSVEAVERGIRIASSVVACSGDTAGLPYKGEIPMHAESVVIR; this is encoded by the coding sequence ATGTGCCTATTTCTGGCCGAGGATGAGTTGCCGTTGCGCAGTACCCGCGGGCTAGATATCGAGATCGCGGGGTCTGAGATAAATGTTGCGGTTGGGGTTGCGCGACAGGGTCACGATGTATGTTTCATCGGCCGAGTTGGTAACGATGCGCTCGGTGACCGTGTCTTGCAGACAATCCGTGCCGAAGGCGTGCAGGCGCTGGTGACGATCGATGAAAAGCAGCCAACCGGTATCATCGTGCGCGATCGTGCGCGCGATGGGCGGACAACCTCGGTCGCCTATTACCGCAACGGGAGCGCTGGTTCTCGACTATCTCCCAGTGACCTTGGAATTGATGCGCTGAACGACGCGCGGATTGTGTTCATCTCCGGGATAACAGCGATGATCTCCGCAACCGCGCGTGAGTTCTGCGAAAAGTTCATGAGTGAAGCGCGGGCGGCAGGAGCGGTTATTGTATTCGACCCAAACATCCGGGTTCGTCTCGGTGCTGTCGAAGAATGGCGGCGCACGACTGTTCCACTCCTGCGTAGCGCAGATGTGGTGCTCGCAGGTGATGACGAGCTCGATAACTTGGGCGTCAGCGTCGAGGATCTCCTGCTCGCCGGGGTTCGCACAATCGTGGTCAAGCACGGCAGCAAGGGGGCTACCCTGGTCGAAGCGCACAGACAGGTTGAGCTACCGGCATTTCCGACACAGGTGATTGACACCGTTGGCGCAGGTGACGCGCTCGCGTCGGGCATGATTTCCGGCATGCTCGCAGGGCTCGGTTCGGTTGAGGCTGTTGAGCGGGGAATTCGGATTGCCTCGAGCGTCGTGGCTTGCTCGGGCGATACCGCCGGGCTTCCTTATAAGGGAGAGATACCGATGCATGCCGAATCGGTGGTGATTCGGTGA